In the genome of Variibacter gotjawalensis, one region contains:
- a CDS encoding AMP-binding protein — MPTMRIGDTPAYFAGLNPDAPALTDANGTITRAEFDRRTNRLARAYQALGVVEGDYVTIGLPNTSEFMEATMATWKLGATPQPVSHKLPARELQQIVEIANSRIALGFAENILPGRKTVPANLDTSAYSDAPFDVGFVKYLKAPTSGGSTGRPKLIVSTAIGELDPAAGWRMLESEETHLVAAPFYHNAPFYFASMAMALGSHLLIEPKFDAERTLALIDKHKVKFAWLVPTMLQRILRLDEDVRKRYDLSSLRMVLCGGAPLAQWIKDAWTDWIGPDHMWELYGGTEATGTTLMNGHEAKERRGSVGKLQPGAEMKVVGEDGRDLPLGETGEIYMRRTEGDPTYFYLGAVPKTLPGGWESIGDVGYIDADNYIYLADRLTDMIVSGGANIYPAEIENALQEHPHVQTSVIVGLPHPDLGHAAHAIIHATQSVTQDELIAHLAERLVRYKIPRTFEFVNEPLRDDSGKVRRTQLRAERVAKMETSAAR; from the coding sequence ATGCCCACGATGCGGATCGGCGATACGCCGGCCTATTTCGCCGGTCTTAACCCGGACGCCCCTGCCCTGACGGACGCCAATGGCACGATCACGCGCGCGGAATTCGACCGCCGCACAAATCGCCTCGCCCGCGCCTATCAGGCGCTCGGCGTCGTCGAGGGCGATTACGTCACGATCGGTCTGCCAAACACCTCCGAATTCATGGAAGCCACGATGGCAACCTGGAAGCTCGGCGCGACGCCGCAGCCGGTCTCGCACAAGCTGCCGGCGCGCGAACTGCAGCAGATCGTCGAGATCGCCAATTCGCGCATCGCGCTCGGCTTTGCGGAGAATATTCTGCCCGGCCGCAAAACCGTGCCGGCCAATCTCGACACGTCGGCGTATTCGGATGCGCCGTTCGACGTCGGGTTTGTGAAGTATTTGAAGGCGCCGACATCCGGCGGCAGCACGGGGCGGCCGAAGCTCATCGTCTCGACGGCGATCGGCGAACTCGATCCCGCCGCCGGCTGGCGCATGCTTGAGTCGGAAGAGACGCATCTCGTCGCCGCGCCGTTCTATCACAACGCACCGTTCTACTTCGCCTCGATGGCGATGGCGCTCGGCAGCCATCTCCTCATCGAACCGAAATTCGATGCCGAGCGGACGCTCGCGCTGATCGACAAGCACAAGGTGAAATTCGCTTGGCTCGTGCCGACGATGCTGCAACGGATTCTTCGCCTCGATGAGGACGTGCGTAAACGTTACGATCTTTCGTCGCTGCGCATGGTGCTGTGCGGCGGCGCGCCGCTCGCGCAGTGGATCAAGGATGCATGGACCGACTGGATCGGTCCCGATCACATGTGGGAGCTTTACGGCGGCACCGAAGCGACCGGCACGACGCTCATGAACGGGCACGAGGCGAAGGAGCGGCGCGGCTCCGTCGGCAAGCTGCAGCCCGGCGCGGAGATGAAAGTCGTCGGCGAGGACGGTCGTGATCTCCCGCTCGGCGAGACCGGAGAAATCTACATGCGGCGCACCGAGGGCGATCCGACCTATTTCTATCTCGGCGCCGTGCCGAAGACGCTGCCGGGCGGCTGGGAGTCGATCGGCGATGTCGGCTACATCGACGCCGACAACTACATCTATCTCGCCGACCGCCTCACCGACATGATCGTGTCGGGCGGCGCGAATATCTATCCGGCCGAGATCGAGAACGCACTGCAGGAACATCCGCATGTGCAGACAAGCGTGATCGTCGGCCTGCCCCATCCGGACCTTGGGCACGCCGCGCATGCGATCATCCACGCGACACAGTCGGTGACGCAGGATGAGCTGATCGCCCATCTCGCCGAGCGGCTGGTGCGTTACAAAATTCCGCGCACATTCGAGTTCGTCAACGAGCCGCTGCGCGATGATTCCGGCAAGGTGCGCCGCACGCAGCTACGCGCCGAGCGCGTCGCGAAGATGGAGACGAGCGCAGCGCGCTAG
- a CDS encoding TRAP transporter large permease, translated as MTTAILFGGLILLLALGVPVAFSIGAATMVAMLYQGLPPLSLAQKLFTGIDSFPLMAMPFFLLAAELMTGGALATVLLRFAAMFVGHKRGGLGYTNILTLTFFSGISGSAIADAAGPGAILIRMMRQSGYPAPYAAALTASTAVVGPIIPPSIIMIIYALQDESVSVLKLFVAGIIPGLMISGSLIGYNWWASRRRNFKGEGQRPPLDEMLRTTWRALPALFLPVLIVGGIHGGVFTPTEASVFAVFYALIVGMYVYGTLTWSMLPTILARSALLTASVLLIVGMSAAFAWVLTVMRVPQGMALWIGSLGLDPITFLLLVNVFLLLFGIFIEPLPGVMVLVPILAPMAAALGIDPLHFAIVVIVNLTIGMITPPVGGLLFVTAMVAKISLGELNKELWAMLGLQIVVLLLLTMFPIFSLWLPSVLSAR; from the coding sequence ATGACGACAGCGATCTTGTTCGGCGGATTGATCCTGCTGCTCGCGCTGGGTGTTCCGGTCGCATTCTCGATCGGCGCCGCGACCATGGTGGCTATGCTCTATCAAGGACTGCCTCCGCTTTCGCTGGCGCAGAAGCTGTTCACCGGAATCGACTCGTTTCCGTTGATGGCGATGCCGTTCTTTCTGCTTGCCGCTGAACTGATGACCGGCGGCGCGCTCGCGACCGTGCTGCTCCGTTTCGCCGCGATGTTCGTCGGCCACAAGCGCGGCGGGCTCGGTTACACGAACATCCTGACGCTGACGTTCTTTTCCGGCATCTCCGGTTCCGCGATCGCGGATGCGGCCGGGCCGGGCGCAATCCTGATCCGCATGATGCGGCAATCCGGATATCCGGCGCCGTATGCGGCGGCACTCACCGCATCGACCGCGGTCGTCGGCCCGATCATCCCGCCGTCGATCATCATGATCATCTACGCGCTGCAGGACGAGAGCGTCTCGGTGCTGAAACTGTTTGTTGCCGGCATCATTCCGGGCCTGATGATCTCGGGCTCGCTGATCGGCTACAACTGGTGGGCCTCGCGCCGCCGCAACTTCAAGGGCGAAGGCCAGCGGCCGCCGCTCGACGAGATGCTGCGTACGACGTGGCGCGCGCTGCCGGCACTGTTCCTGCCGGTACTCATCGTCGGCGGCATTCACGGCGGCGTCTTCACGCCGACCGAGGCATCGGTCTTCGCGGTGTTCTATGCGCTGATCGTCGGCATGTATGTCTACGGTACGCTCACCTGGAGCATGCTGCCGACAATTCTCGCGCGCTCCGCGCTGCTCACCGCGTCGGTGCTGCTCATCGTCGGCATGTCGGCGGCGTTCGCCTGGGTGCTCACCGTGATGCGGGTGCCGCAGGGCATGGCGTTGTGGATCGGCTCGCTGGGGCTCGATCCGATCACCTTCCTGCTGCTCGTCAACGTGTTCCTGCTGCTGTTCGGCATCTTCATCGAGCCGCTGCCGGGCGTGATGGTGCTGGTGCCGATCCTCGCGCCGATGGCGGCCGCGCTCGGCATCGACCCGTTGCATTTCGCGATCGTCGTGATCGTGAATCTCACGATCGGGATGATAACGCCGCCCGTAGGCGGATTGTTATTCGTCACCGCGATGGTGGCGAAGATATCGCTCGGCGAACTCAACAAAGAACTCTGGGCGATGCTCGGGCTACAGATCGTCGTGCTGCTGTTGCTGACGATGTTCCCGATCTTCAGCCTCTGGCTGCCGAGCGTGCTCAGCGCGCGGTGA
- the nthB gene encoding nitrile hydratase subunit beta → MNGVHDMGGMDGFGKVVAEDNEPMFHEEWEGRVLAMVRALGASGAFNIDTSRFYRETLPPHVYLSSSYYKKWLLGLEALMIDKGYLGADEVREGKPLRPAKDLKHGTFRPTDVERVMIRGAFERAAPAMARFAPGDRVRTKNIHPATHTRLPRYARDRVGVVELVHGCHVYPDTAANEQGEQPQWLYTVKFAGTELWGADADPTVTVSIDAFEPYLEPA, encoded by the coding sequence GTGAACGGCGTGCACGACATGGGCGGCATGGACGGCTTCGGCAAAGTCGTGGCCGAGGACAACGAGCCAATGTTCCACGAAGAGTGGGAAGGCCGTGTGCTTGCAATGGTGCGTGCGCTCGGCGCATCGGGTGCGTTCAACATCGACACCTCGCGCTTCTATCGCGAGACGCTGCCGCCGCATGTCTATCTCTCATCGTCCTATTACAAGAAATGGCTGCTCGGCCTTGAAGCGCTGATGATCGACAAAGGCTATCTCGGCGCCGACGAGGTTCGGGAGGGCAAGCCGCTGCGTCCGGCGAAGGATTTGAAGCACGGCACCTTCCGCCCAACCGACGTCGAACGCGTGATGATCCGTGGAGCGTTCGAGCGCGCTGCTCCTGCCATGGCGCGCTTTGCGCCCGGCGATCGCGTGCGCACGAAGAACATTCATCCGGCGACCCACACGCGCCTGCCGCGCTACGCGCGCGACCGCGTCGGCGTGGTCGAACTCGTGCACGGTTGCCACGTTTATCCGGACACCGCCGCGAACGAGCAAGGCGAACAGCCGCAGTGGCTGTACACGGTGAAGTTCGCCGGCACGGAGCTGTGGGGCGCCGACGCGGACCCGACCGTCACGGTGTCGATCGACGCATTCGAGCCTTACCTGGAGCCGGCCTAG
- the trhA gene encoding PAQR family membrane homeostasis protein TrhA — protein sequence MTDIDGRPLRMTWRRDRAEQIADGVVHIVGLGLCITGAIVLTVVALRSAHIVDLVSALTYGIALVTGFAFSAAYNLWPVSPLKWILRRFDHAAIYLLIAGTYTPFVLQLRQDRMAIALLVVIWLIAAVGITFKFALPGRFDRVSIVLYLALGWSGVVIVRDVMSVFPASTLVLLALGGMLYTVGVVFYVWKSLRFHTAIWHGFVLLAATCHYFAVLDTIA from the coding sequence GTGACGGATATTGACGGCCGCCCGCTGCGGATGACTTGGCGCCGCGACCGCGCCGAGCAAATTGCCGACGGCGTCGTCCACATCGTTGGTCTGGGTCTCTGCATAACGGGCGCCATCGTGTTGACGGTCGTCGCGCTGCGCTCCGCCCACATCGTCGATCTGGTTTCGGCCCTGACCTACGGTATCGCTCTGGTCACCGGCTTCGCGTTCTCGGCAGCCTATAATCTGTGGCCCGTCTCGCCGTTGAAGTGGATTCTGCGCCGCTTCGATCACGCCGCGATTTATCTCCTGATTGCCGGCACCTACACGCCCTTCGTGCTTCAACTGCGCCAAGATCGCATGGCGATCGCGCTGCTGGTGGTCATTTGGCTGATCGCCGCTGTCGGCATCACGTTCAAATTCGCTCTGCCGGGCCGCTTCGATCGTGTGTCGATCGTCCTTTATCTTGCACTCGGCTGGAGCGGGGTGGTGATCGTGCGCGACGTGATGTCGGTGTTTCCGGCGTCGACGCTCGTGCTGCTCGCGCTCGGCGGAATGCTCTACACGGTCGGCGTCGTCTTCTATGTCTGGAAGTCGCTGCGCTTCCATACCGCGATCTGGCACGGCTTCGTGCTGCTTGCGGCGACTTGCCATTACTTCGCGGTGCTCGACACCATCGCGTGA
- a CDS encoding nickel/cobalt transporter, whose protein sequence is MLLRSNAWRDAAVATLVVAVIALVIDPALAQQNPFGAPRSTTPSPQPPDGIVGWILAKQGEFYKQFSGLIRASKQDGSAAWTLLGLSFLYGIFHAAGPGHGKAVISSYIVANDETWWRGVVLSFASAFMQAAVAVAIVGVAVALLGATSRAMQTTVYWIEVISYALIALIGARLVWTKGRGLLASLRSLAPQPAPALAVAGHAHHHHDHAHDHHHHDHAHHSHAHDHGHKHDHGHHDHHNHSHAHHDHAQCTHDHVHDEHCGHNHGPTPDQLAGPGGWKRGLTAIFSVGLRPCSGAILVLVFALAQGLFWIGAAATFVMGLGTAITVAAIATLAVSAKALAAKLASGQGGYGSLAVRGVEFAAAVVILAFGVLLLMGYIASERLGMA, encoded by the coding sequence ATGCTTCTTCGCTCGAACGCATGGCGTGACGCCGCGGTTGCAACGCTTGTGGTCGCGGTCATTGCCCTGGTCATTGATCCGGCATTGGCGCAGCAGAATCCGTTCGGTGCGCCACGCTCGACCACTCCATCGCCACAACCACCGGATGGTATCGTCGGCTGGATTCTCGCCAAGCAGGGCGAGTTCTACAAACAGTTCTCCGGCCTCATTCGCGCGTCGAAGCAGGACGGCAGCGCGGCCTGGACGCTGCTCGGCTTGTCGTTCCTTTACGGCATCTTCCACGCGGCCGGTCCCGGTCACGGTAAGGCGGTGATCTCGTCCTACATCGTCGCCAACGACGAGACGTGGTGGCGCGGCGTCGTTCTGTCGTTTGCTTCGGCCTTCATGCAGGCAGCGGTGGCGGTCGCCATCGTCGGTGTCGCGGTGGCTCTGCTCGGCGCCACGAGCCGCGCGATGCAGACCACGGTCTATTGGATCGAAGTGATCAGCTATGCGCTAATCGCGCTGATCGGCGCGCGGCTCGTCTGGACCAAGGGGCGCGGACTGCTCGCCTCGCTGCGCAGCCTGGCTCCGCAGCCGGCGCCTGCTCTCGCGGTCGCTGGGCACGCGCATCATCACCATGATCATGCGCACGATCATCATCACCACGATCACGCACACCACAGCCATGCGCACGACCACGGCCACAAGCACGATCATGGACATCACGATCATCACAATCACTCCCATGCGCATCACGATCACGCGCAGTGCACGCACGATCATGTCCACGACGAGCACTGTGGCCACAACCACGGCCCGACGCCGGATCAGCTTGCCGGCCCAGGGGGCTGGAAGCGCGGCCTGACGGCGATCTTCTCGGTCGGTTTACGGCCGTGCTCTGGCGCGATCCTCGTTCTCGTGTTCGCGCTGGCGCAGGGGTTGTTCTGGATTGGTGCAGCCGCGACGTTCGTCATGGGCCTCGGCACCGCAATTACCGTCGCGGCCATCGCGACGCTCGCCGTCAGTGCGAAAGCGCTCGCGGCCAAACTCGCCAGCGGGCAGGGCGGTTACGGCTCGCTCGCGGTGCGCGGTGTCGAATTCGCCGCCGCCGTCGTGATCCTCGCCTTCGGCGTGTTGTTGCTGATGGGCTACATCGCAAGCGAACGCCTCGGCATGGCGTAG
- a CDS encoding SDR family NAD(P)-dependent oxidoreductase, with amino-acid sequence MSDLSGKRALVTGGSRGIGAAIAQSLAKAGAEVAITYAGSADKAEAVVKAIKASGRKGVAIKADSADAAQIERGVKSAVEALGGLDILVNNAGIARAGEVETISIEDIDALLAVNVRGVVLASRAAIPHLGKGGRIVSIGSNLAERVPFPGLTIYSMTKSALLSFTRGLARELGPRGITVNMVNPGSTDTDMNPADGEMAAAQLAHNALGHFGTPDDIANMVTYLAGPQAKQITGAAFLVDGGFNA; translated from the coding sequence ATGTCTGATCTTTCGGGAAAACGCGCGCTGGTGACCGGCGGCAGCCGTGGTATCGGCGCGGCCATTGCGCAATCGCTGGCGAAAGCCGGTGCGGAGGTCGCTATCACGTATGCGGGTTCGGCCGACAAAGCCGAGGCTGTCGTGAAGGCCATCAAAGCCAGCGGCCGCAAAGGCGTCGCCATCAAGGCCGATAGCGCCGACGCGGCTCAAATCGAGCGCGGCGTGAAGTCCGCCGTCGAGGCGCTCGGCGGCCTCGATATTCTGGTCAACAACGCGGGCATCGCGCGCGCCGGCGAGGTCGAGACGATCAGCATCGAGGACATCGACGCACTGCTCGCCGTCAACGTGCGCGGCGTCGTGCTGGCGAGCCGCGCCGCCATCCCGCATCTCGGCAAAGGCGGCCGCATCGTTTCTATCGGCAGCAATCTCGCAGAGCGCGTCCCCTTCCCGGGCCTGACGATCTACTCCATGACCAAATCCGCGCTGCTGTCGTTCACGCGCGGGCTTGCGCGCGAACTCGGGCCGCGCGGCATCACGGTCAACATGGTCAATCCGGGCTCGACCGACACCGACATGAACCCGGCGGACGGCGAGATGGCGGCGGCGCAGCTCGCGCACAATGCGCTCGGCCATTTCGGCACGCCAGACGACATCGCCAATATGGTGACGTATCTCGCCGGCCCGCAGGCCAAGCAGATCACCGGTGCGGCCTTCCTGGTCGACGGCGGCTTCAACGCCTGA
- a CDS encoding TRAP transporter small permease, whose translation MLQRIDRIVVAANRLFLIVVLAAMSVIVFVNVCMRYLTTDSLVWAEEVARYLMCYLTFLGLGLVYRYGGHIGVDSLQKAVPDRAATILRAISVAIVIAFCAAMAWYGAIYADRTSVQSTPVTEIPFSYIAASVPLGFALALWHIFAVARGLVIDGKYQETPDADLTQAGSL comes from the coding sequence ATGCTTCAACGTATCGACCGCATCGTCGTCGCGGCGAACCGGCTCTTCCTCATCGTGGTGCTTGCCGCGATGTCGGTGATCGTCTTCGTCAACGTCTGCATGCGTTACCTCACGACGGACTCGCTCGTCTGGGCCGAGGAGGTGGCGCGTTATCTGATGTGCTATCTCACCTTCCTCGGGCTCGGCCTTGTCTACCGCTACGGCGGGCACATCGGCGTCGACTCGCTGCAGAAGGCAGTGCCGGATCGCGCCGCGACGATCCTGCGCGCGATCTCGGTCGCCATCGTCATCGCGTTCTGCGCCGCGATGGCGTGGTACGGCGCGATCTACGCGGACCGCACTTCCGTGCAATCGACGCCCGTCACCGAAATTCCGTTCAGCTACATCGCGGCGTCCGTGCCGCTCGGCTTCGCGCTCGCGCTCTGGCACATCTTCGCGGTGGCGCGCGGCCTCGTGATCGACGGCAAATACCAAGAGACGCCGGACGCCGACCTCACACAGGCGGGCTCGCTATGA
- a CDS encoding DUF4112 domain-containing protein, producing MATGFAGTYQAAGGTDRLAKLARLRKLATLLDTAVRLPGGFRVGADAVIGLAPGVGDAVTTALAGYIVYEAWKLGVPRYALMRMIGNVAIDGVVGAVPVLGDLFDVVFKANIRNIAIIEKYVR from the coding sequence ATGGCGACCGGTTTCGCAGGAACCTACCAGGCCGCAGGCGGCACTGACCGTCTCGCCAAGCTCGCGCGCCTGCGCAAGCTTGCGACGCTGCTCGACACGGCTGTGCGCCTACCGGGCGGCTTCCGCGTCGGCGCGGACGCCGTGATCGGCCTTGCTCCGGGCGTCGGCGATGCTGTGACCACAGCGCTTGCCGGCTACATCGTCTACGAGGCCTGGAAGCTGGGCGTCCCACGCTATGCGCTGATGCGCATGATCGGCAACGTTGCGATCGACGGCGTCGTCGGCGCGGTACCGGTGCTGGGCGATCTGTTCGACGTCGTGTTCAAGGCCAACATCCGCAACATCGCGATCATCGAGAAATACGTGCGATAA
- the nthA gene encoding nitrile hydratase subunit alpha, protein MANHKDDHGHHHHDHDHHHDHDHDHGSELSEMQLRTRALESILTEKGYIDPKALDEIIEAYETKIGPHNGAQVVAKAWTDPDFKKALLQDGSKAIATLGHFSRVGDHLVVVENTPERHNMVVCTLCSCYPWELLGLPPVWYKASPYRSRAVKDPRGVLSDFGVSVPKDIEIRVWDSTAETRFLVLPERPAGTEGWNEEQLAELVTRDSMIGTGFAKTPGAPS, encoded by the coding sequence ATGGCAAATCACAAAGACGATCACGGCCACCATCATCACGATCATGATCACCACCACGATCACGATCATGACCACGGCTCGGAGCTGTCCGAGATGCAACTGCGCACGCGCGCGCTCGAAAGCATCCTGACCGAGAAGGGCTACATCGATCCAAAAGCGCTCGACGAAATCATCGAGGCTTACGAGACGAAGATCGGCCCGCACAACGGCGCCCAGGTCGTCGCCAAAGCCTGGACGGACCCGGACTTCAAGAAGGCGCTCCTGCAGGACGGCAGCAAAGCCATCGCGACGCTTGGCCACTTCAGCCGCGTCGGCGACCATCTTGTCGTCGTCGAGAATACGCCCGAGCGGCACAACATGGTCGTCTGCACGCTGTGCTCCTGCTACCCGTGGGAGCTGCTTGGCCTGCCGCCGGTTTGGTACAAGGCTTCACCCTATCGTTCCCGCGCCGTAAAGGACCCGCGCGGCGTGCTCTCAGATTTCGGCGTTTCGGTGCCGAAGGACATCGAGATCCGTGTCTGGGATTCAACTGCCGAAACGCGTTTCTTGGTTCTGCCCGAACGTCCCGCCGGCACAGAAGGCTGGAACGAGGAGCAACTCGCCGAGCTCGTCACGCGCGACTCGATGATCGGCACCGGCTTCGCCAAGACGCCAGGGGCTCCCTCGTGA
- a CDS encoding TetR/AcrR family transcriptional regulator, with product MADLCSAMHVASPSLYAAFGSKERLYEEAIARYEKVCGPAIWATFDSAPTAREAFEIYLRRSAKNLPGSKHPAGCMVTLSAAGSEGCAPLGELVAERRGSVLSLLKQRLARGIAEGELPKSINREAIARFYQGVQQGMSIQARDGAKAKDLDRMASAALAAWEPLTKA from the coding sequence ATGGCCGACCTCTGCAGCGCGATGCATGTGGCGTCGCCAAGCCTCTATGCGGCGTTCGGATCGAAGGAACGTCTCTACGAGGAAGCGATCGCGCGCTACGAGAAGGTCTGCGGTCCCGCGATCTGGGCGACGTTCGATTCTGCGCCGACCGCGCGCGAGGCTTTCGAGATTTATCTGCGCCGCTCCGCGAAAAATCTTCCGGGCTCGAAACATCCGGCCGGATGTATGGTGACGCTATCGGCCGCAGGCTCCGAAGGCTGTGCGCCGCTGGGCGAGTTGGTCGCAGAGCGCCGAGGTTCGGTGTTGTCGCTCCTCAAGCAACGCCTCGCGCGCGGTATCGCGGAGGGTGAACTTCCGAAGTCGATCAACCGCGAAGCGATCGCGCGCTTTTACCAAGGCGTGCAGCAGGGCATGTCGATCCAGGCGCGCGACGGCGCGAAGGCCAAAGACCTCGACCGCATGGCATCCGCCGCGCTGGCGGCGTGGGAGCCGCTGACGAAGGCCTAG
- a CDS encoding nitrile hydratase accessory protein: MTTAVPSIPCDAEGPVFREPWEAQAFAMALMLHQRGVFTWPEWAATLSDEIKRAQAGGDPDTGETYYRHWMATLERLVTEKNVTDTKALSRYRDAWDHAADRTPHGEPIELIPSDFQHHD; the protein is encoded by the coding sequence ATGACAACAGCCGTACCCTCCATCCCATGCGACGCCGAAGGGCCGGTGTTTCGCGAGCCGTGGGAAGCGCAAGCTTTCGCGATGGCGTTGATGCTGCATCAGCGTGGCGTCTTCACGTGGCCCGAATGGGCCGCGACGCTGAGCGACGAAATCAAACGCGCGCAAGCCGGCGGCGATCCGGATACCGGAGAGACTTACTATCGCCACTGGATGGCGACGCTCGAGCGTCTCGTCACCGAGAAAAACGTGACGGATACGAAGGCGCTCTCGCGCTATCGCGATGCGTGGGATCATGCTGCGGATCGCACGCCGCACGGCGAGCCGATCGAACTCATCCCCAGCGATTTTCAACACCACGATTAA
- a CDS encoding TRAP transporter substrate-binding protein — MRIATLTAALLMTAFAGVASAQSTIKIGYTLPPNSHYGTAGRVFGEEIAKLTNGRYKAEQFPANALGGEREMIESLQLGNLEMVITSSGPVGNFVPEVAITDIPFLFRDTAHARAVLDSPIGQDILARFPAKGLVALGWGEQGFRHLTNNKRPVKQPEDLKGLKIRTMENQVHMTAFRTLGASPTPMAWPEVIGGLQQGTIDGQENPLSVIVSAKLSEVQKHLTLSRHVYSPALILISKRTFDALSADDKKAFQEAGKVAAAAMRKHIDDVEKKGVEDLKAAGFQVVEEVDTAKFQTVLAPAFAEYAKKFGADKIEKIRTYK; from the coding sequence ATGCGTATCGCGACCCTTACGGCTGCGCTGCTGATGACCGCGTTTGCGGGCGTCGCTTCGGCTCAAAGCACAATTAAAATCGGCTATACGTTGCCGCCGAACTCACACTACGGCACCGCCGGACGCGTGTTCGGCGAGGAGATCGCGAAGCTGACCAACGGCCGCTACAAGGCCGAGCAATTCCCGGCGAATGCCCTCGGCGGCGAGCGGGAGATGATCGAGAGCCTGCAGCTCGGCAATCTCGAAATGGTCATCACGTCGAGCGGCCCGGTCGGCAACTTCGTGCCGGAAGTCGCGATCACGGATATCCCGTTCCTGTTCCGCGACACTGCGCACGCCCGCGCCGTGCTCGACAGCCCAATCGGCCAAGACATCCTGGCGCGTTTCCCGGCAAAGGGTCTCGTGGCGCTCGGCTGGGGTGAGCAAGGCTTCCGCCACCTCACCAACAACAAGCGCCCCGTGAAGCAGCCCGAGGACCTCAAGGGCCTCAAGATCCGCACCATGGAAAACCAGGTGCACATGACGGCCTTCCGTACGCTCGGCGCCAGCCCGACCCCGATGGCTTGGCCGGAAGTGATCGGCGGCTTGCAGCAGGGCACGATCGACGGGCAGGAAAACCCGCTCTCCGTCATCGTCAGCGCGAAGCTCTCCGAAGTGCAGAAGCATCTCACGCTGTCGCGCCATGTTTACTCGCCGGCGCTGATCCTGATTTCCAAGCGCACGTTCGACGCATTGTCGGCCGACGATAAGAAGGCTTTCCAGGAGGCCGGCAAGGTCGCGGCCGCCGCGATGCGCAAGCACATCGACGATGTCGAGAAGAAGGGCGTCGAGGATTTGAAGGCCGCCGGCTTCCAGGTCGTCGAGGAAGTCGACACGGCGAAGTTCCAGACCGTGCTCGCACCGGCCTTTGCCGAATACGCAAAGAAGTTCGGCGCCGACAAGATCGAGAAGATCCGGACGTATAAGTAG